In Stenotrophomonas sp. 169, one DNA window encodes the following:
- the queD gene encoding 6-carboxytetrahydropterin synthase QueD: MEIFKIFMIEAAHRLPNVPPGHKCSRLHGHSFRVELKVEGEPGAQTGWIMDFGDVKAAFQPIYDRLDHHYLNDIPGLENPTSENLAVWIWQELKPVLPALSEITVHETCTSGCRYRGPATR, encoded by the coding sequence ATGGAAATCTTCAAAATCTTCATGATCGAAGCAGCGCATCGGCTGCCCAACGTGCCGCCGGGCCACAAGTGTTCGCGCCTGCACGGCCATTCGTTCCGGGTGGAACTGAAAGTCGAGGGCGAACCCGGTGCACAGACCGGCTGGATCATGGATTTCGGCGACGTCAAAGCCGCATTCCAGCCGATCTACGACCGCCTGGACCACCACTACCTCAATGACATCCCGGGGCTGGAAAACCCGACCAGCGAAAATCTGGCGGTCTGGATCTGGCAGGAGCTCAAGCCGGTGCTGCCTGCCCTCAGCGAGATCACCGTGCATGAGACCTGCACGTCCGGATGCCGCTATCGTGGGCCCGCGACCCGCTGA
- a CDS encoding TonB-dependent receptor, with translation MPQHTLLVAALAAALAAPLPAAADTSADTSASGDASTLAAVRVTGSNIKRTDTETANPVQVIGREQLEATGKASVADVLRSISANTGNAANETSNSGWASGSAGIGLRGLSQKNTLVLLNGRRLANYGFPANGLSDTFVNLNALPLVAVERIEVLKDGASAVYGSDAVAGVVNIITRQNYQGAEIGGSVGTADQGGLDETKLKFVGGLGDLERDGYNILFSLEAYNRDRLDQDERDLTQSGIYSDKSGGRWNGWSAKGARYLINGASVPMLDANGQCPDGTTLVASAPIDGLAGNTCGFNQAPFTTLIPSTKRWQAYANGTFRVSDNVEAFGEVLYSEVKGVSWFGSSPFFTLESGRFALNADTGLAEPVSSSLPANNPYNPYGRAVPIEYTFFNLGGTVKTNRSQSYRGLVGLRGSSERWDWEVAAFGARSSERETVSGGFANRWALADALATGSYNLLDPSATPQSVLDGINIATLRPAESKLQGIDAKVSGTLGRTWAGDIGFASGLEWRREKLDSNNPWQIDAGLQVRPAIAEVHGERTVTAAYAEAIVPLASRLELSVAARADHYDDFGDAFSPKLGLRWQPLDFLLVRAAASKGFRAPSLSENSDSTSISYGSVVDPRDPDLPGSRQNPTFFTVGNTDLKPERTRSYNFGVVLSPWANTNLSVDYYKIELENLVGTNNTQTLVTNDVPGAVQRDERGKIQAVYNRYQNLSDLKTSGIDVELRQRVPTDRFGTLNLSSAYTHVRDYRRPTVIGGPLVDYAGSNLGATLPKNKATTSLDWAYGDVRTALTWYYTSGYDQKASTTAQAVQDRVDSYSQFDLYVGYTGFEQLTLYAKIQNLGDEAPPYDASFPGIRAPYDFSQYDLRGRYFTVGFDYRF, from the coding sequence ATGCCCCAGCACACCTTGCTCGTGGCGGCCTTGGCCGCTGCCTTGGCCGCGCCTTTGCCTGCCGCAGCCGACACCTCTGCCGACACCTCCGCCAGTGGCGATGCCAGCACACTGGCCGCCGTGCGGGTCACCGGGTCCAACATCAAACGCACTGACACGGAGACCGCCAACCCGGTCCAGGTGATCGGCCGCGAACAGCTGGAGGCCACCGGCAAGGCGTCGGTCGCCGATGTACTGCGCTCGATCTCGGCCAACACCGGCAATGCAGCGAACGAGACCTCCAACAGTGGCTGGGCCTCTGGCTCGGCAGGTATCGGCCTGCGTGGCCTGTCGCAGAAAAACACGCTGGTGCTGCTCAATGGCCGGCGTTTGGCCAACTATGGTTTCCCGGCCAATGGCCTGTCCGACACCTTCGTCAACCTCAATGCGCTGCCGCTGGTCGCCGTGGAACGGATCGAAGTGCTCAAGGACGGCGCGTCGGCGGTGTATGGCTCGGATGCCGTGGCCGGCGTGGTCAACATCATCACCCGACAGAACTACCAGGGCGCGGAGATCGGCGGCAGCGTCGGCACGGCGGACCAGGGCGGGCTGGACGAAACCAAGCTGAAGTTCGTCGGCGGGCTGGGTGACCTGGAGCGCGATGGCTACAACATCCTCTTCAGCCTGGAAGCTTACAACCGCGATCGCCTGGACCAGGACGAGCGCGACCTGACCCAGAGCGGCATCTACAGCGACAAGTCCGGTGGCCGCTGGAACGGCTGGTCGGCGAAAGGCGCGCGGTACCTGATCAATGGGGCGTCGGTGCCCATGCTCGATGCCAATGGCCAGTGCCCGGACGGCACCACCCTGGTCGCCAGCGCGCCGATCGATGGACTGGCCGGCAACACCTGCGGCTTCAACCAGGCACCGTTCACCACGTTGATTCCGTCGACCAAACGCTGGCAGGCCTATGCGAACGGCACGTTCCGCGTCAGTGACAACGTCGAAGCCTTCGGCGAAGTCCTGTACAGCGAGGTAAAAGGCGTTTCCTGGTTTGGCAGCAGTCCCTTCTTCACCCTGGAAAGTGGTCGCTTCGCGCTGAACGCGGATACCGGACTGGCCGAGCCGGTGTCTTCGAGCCTGCCCGCCAACAACCCCTACAACCCGTACGGACGGGCCGTGCCGATCGAATACACGTTCTTCAACCTCGGCGGCACGGTGAAGACCAACCGCTCGCAGTCCTACCGCGGACTGGTCGGCCTGCGCGGCAGCAGCGAGCGCTGGGATTGGGAGGTGGCCGCGTTCGGTGCCCGCAGCAGCGAGCGCGAAACCGTGTCCGGTGGCTTCGCGAACCGCTGGGCGTTGGCCGACGCGTTGGCCACCGGCAGCTACAACCTGTTGGATCCGTCGGCCACGCCTCAGTCGGTGCTTGATGGCATCAACATCGCCACCTTGCGCCCGGCCGAATCCAAGCTGCAGGGCATCGATGCGAAAGTGTCCGGCACGCTGGGCCGTACCTGGGCCGGCGACATCGGCTTCGCCTCGGGGCTGGAGTGGCGCCGCGAGAAGCTGGATTCCAACAATCCCTGGCAGATCGATGCCGGCCTGCAGGTACGCCCGGCCATCGCCGAAGTGCATGGCGAGCGGACCGTGACCGCAGCGTATGCCGAGGCGATCGTGCCGCTGGCCTCCAGGCTGGAGCTGTCGGTCGCCGCGCGTGCGGATCATTACGACGACTTCGGCGATGCGTTCTCGCCCAAGCTGGGCCTGCGCTGGCAGCCGCTGGACTTCCTGCTGGTGCGCGCGGCCGCGTCGAAGGGCTTTCGTGCGCCTTCGCTTTCGGAGAACTCGGACAGCACCAGCATTTCCTACGGCAGCGTGGTCGACCCGCGTGACCCGGACCTGCCCGGATCGCGGCAGAACCCCACGTTCTTCACCGTCGGCAACACCGACCTGAAGCCGGAACGCACGCGCAGCTATAACTTCGGCGTGGTGCTGTCGCCGTGGGCGAACACCAACCTGAGTGTCGACTACTACAAGATCGAGCTGGAGAACCTGGTCGGCACCAACAACACCCAGACCCTGGTCACCAACGATGTGCCCGGCGCGGTGCAGCGCGATGAGCGCGGCAAGATCCAGGCCGTGTATAACCGCTACCAGAACCTGAGTGACCTGAAGACGTCCGGCATCGATGTCGAGCTGCGCCAGCGCGTGCCCACCGATCGCTTCGGCACCTTAAACCTGAGCTCGGCGTACACCCATGTGCGCGACTACCGCCGGCCCACGGTGATCGGCGGTCCGCTCGTGGACTACGCCGGCAGCAACCTCGGTGCGACCTTGCCGAAGAACAAAGCGACGACGTCGTTGGACTGGGCGTACGGTGATGTACGCACGGCGCTCACCTGGTACTACACCAGTGGTTATGACCAGAAGGCCAGCACGACGGCGCAGGCCGTGCAGGACCGGGTCGACTCGTACAGCCAGTTCGATCTGTACGTCGGGTACACCGGATTCGAGCAGCTGACCCTGTACGCGAAGATCCAGAACCTGGGCGATGAGGCACCGCCGTACGACGCGTCGTTCCCGGGCATCCGCGCGCCCTACGATTTCAGCCAGTACGACCTGCGCGGACGCTACTTCACGGTCGGGTTCGACTACCGGTTCTGA